The stretch of DNA CGGCACGGAAGTGGAGCGGGGGAGACAGCAGAGGAGAGAGGATTCATTTTTACTCGGCCGCCAAGTGGTGGAGTAAATATAGAGAGACGGAGCACGGCTGGGGATAATTAATCATCCACTAACGCCGATTGGGGATCGGCTAGGTGCCGCTTAGAGAAGTAAAGCCGAATTTTTACTTCTCTAAACAGTTATTGGGAATTGGTTAGAAATGCCGTTAGTTCACTGTTGGGAATTAATCCCCAAAACCGAACTCGGCCAAAGCCAGGTGGGAGTACGGTTAACATTTGAGAGAGCATAGGCTTTCCTACACCACCTTATCTATCCATTCATTTCTGCATCGCGATTCGTGCAAACACTTTTGTCTTTTTTTGTTTCTTCTAAATAAAACAACGTATGAAGTTCAAACTTTGGAGAACAACAAAACATTCTAACTAGAATGTGGGAAAAATACTTTGAGATTTTTTTTGAACTGTATATAcaaaaaaatagtattttttacTCAAAAAAATCTCATTTTGTATATTTATGTCGGACCAAAAAATCTGAAAGTTTTTTCCCACATTGCAGTAAGTATGTTTTGTTGTCCTGCGAAGTTTAAAGTTCATATGTTGTTTCGTTttgaagaaaaaaagagaaaattgCATGTAGTAAGTTAGTTGTGTAGCATGGATCTCAAAGCAACATTGGACGGTAAAGATAAGAGGTGTCCAGAAACCTGAGCTTTATAAATCCACATTCGTGGGAGTACCTAGCCCAGCCCATTGAAGAGGAGCACAATTTTATAGGCTCCGTCCTTGATATAAGCAGATTGAGCTGCGCTCCCTCTCCTCGGTGGCATGCTGGCATCATATATTCCAACCTTAATAGTGAGCTAGTAGCAAAGTATTCGCCCAATCCTACCATCCCTAGCTTCGATCAACCATGGCCGGCGGCGTCATGATGAACACGGCTGGTGGAAAGCCATACCCTGGCAAGCTCACTCTATACGTCGTCTTCACATGCGTCGTCGCCTCCACCGGCGGCCTCATCTTTGGCTATGACATCGGCATCTCAGGCGGCGTCACGTCCATGGACCCGTTCCTCTTGAAGTTCTTCCCAGAGGTGTACTGGAAGAAGCAGGAGGCGAGCAAGAGCAACCAGTACTGCCGGTACGACAACCAGCTGCTACAGGCCTTCACCTCCTCCCTCTACCTCGCCGCCCTCATCGCCTCCTTCTTTGCATCCACCGTCACCCGCGTCCTAGGCCGCAGGTGGTCCATGTTTGCCGGCGGCTTCGCCTTTCTCGTGGGAGCGGCCCTGAACGGCGCCGCGCAGAACATTGCCATGCTCATCGTTGGACGCACATTGCTCGGAGTCGGCATTGGCTTCGCCAATCAGGTACGAGGTTGTTCACTCCAATGACTTTTTTGCATGAGATGAGATGTGTGCGTGTGCAAATATATTTATCTATATCGCCATCAAGGTCACATCACAGTTCCGTATGCAAATATATGTCGCCATGAAGGTCACATCACAGTTCCGTATGCAAATATATGTTGCCCTCAAGGTCACATCAAAATGCCGCCACATGCAAATATATATCGCCCAAGTTGAAGCCAGAAATTTCAAAGAGCTTGACTGCTTTGTTGTTCTGCGTCACTCGTTTGTGTCTTACTACCTCTGTAACTTAATATAGAAGTTTTTTAACACTATGATAGTGTCCAATaacgtcttatattttgatacGCATGGAGTAGTTATTGATTAATTACATTTACAGTTGCATCAACAGGTACGTACACAGAAATGGGAAGAGAATGAGACATATATGGGGCACATTCATTTCTTTGTTTCATTTGTTTAGGATATGCATGGACCAACGGGGAAGATATATGGATTGAAAACCAACTAAACATCAAGTCCCATTGACAATTTTTTAAGTAgtaaaaaatagtataaaagaaAAGCATGAACTGAGGTGGTGCTAGGTGCTGTCTTGTAGTATCTCGTCCATGTCTATCCCACTGCATTACTATGTGCAGAAATAAATCGATAGTTGTGCAAGCAAGTATGAAAGTATATTGATGGTGAGTCAAAATCATCCAATATTATGTGCACGCCACATAATTTCGGGCATATTGTGAGTACACATGATGAATCAAGTGTGTAAAAGTACAATTGAATGATTACTTTGATACGCATGCATGCAGTCTGTGCCGTTGTACATGTCGGAGATGGCACCAGCGCGTCTTCGTGGCATGCTCGGCACTGGTTTCAACCTCATGATCACCACCGGCATCCTGACAGCAGAGCTCATCAACTACGGTACCAACAAGATCAAAGGCGGCCATGGTTGGCGCTTCAGCCTAGGGCTCGCGGCTGTGCCAGCGGCGGTCATCACGCTCGGCTCACTCTTCCTCCCTGACACCCCCAACTCATTGATGGAGCGAGGCCACCCAGAGGCGTCCCGTCGGATGCTACGCCGTATTCGCGGCACCGACGACATCGGTGATGAGTACGCGGACCTGGTGGCAGCAAGGGAGGTGTCAAAGCTAGTGCAACATCCATGGCGCAACATTGTGTTGCGCAAGTACCGTGCGCAGCTCACCATGGCCGTGCTCATCCCCTTCTTCCAGCAGCTCTCTGGCATCAACGTCATCAACTTCTACGCACCCGTGCTTTTTGAGACGCTCGGTTTTAAAGGGGACGCGTCGCTCGTGTCGTCAGTTATGACAGGCGGCGTCCTCGTGCTTGGCTCGCTGGTGACAATGCTCATCGTCGACAGGCTGGGGCGGCGGAAGTTGTTCCTGCAGGGTGGCGCGCAGATGCTAGTGTCTCAGCTCGCGGTGGGGACGCTGATCGCGGCAAGGTTCGGGACGAGCGGTGTTGGAGAGATGCCCAAAGGCTACGCGGCGGCGGTGGTGCTCTTCATCTGCTTGTACGTGGCGGGCTTCGTGTGGTCGTGGGGTGCGCTGGGGTGGCTGGTGCCGAGCGAGATCTTCCCGCTGGAGATCCGGTCGGCGGCGCAGAGCATCAACGTATCGGTGAACATGCTCTTCACCTTCGTCATCGCGCAAGCCTTCCTCACGATGCTCTGCCACATGAAATTCGGGCTCTTCTACTTCTTCGCCGGATGGGGGGTGGTCATGACCGTCTTCGTGGCGCTCTTCCTGCCGGAGACCAAGAACGTCCCCATCGAGGAGATGGTGCTCGTCTGGAAGGGACACTGGTTCTGGAGTAGGTTTGTCGGAGATGACGACATCCACGTTCAAGAGCCTTGAATGGAGATGAATAATGAAATATCATGAAAACCTCATTGTAGATGACAACATCCACGTTCAATAGTTCCCTCAAAAACCTCTTCCTATTACCTTTAAGTACGTTTAGGGGTCTGTCCAATAAAGTTATTGGATTTGAATGGTGTGCAGCTGTAAATTCGATCTTATAATTCCTGTTACTCTTTACACTAATGCATACATTTTTAccataaaaaatatttttatctTCAACACATACTCCCTTCTTCCCAAAATCTTAGGCGCCTAACCTTTCTCAAAACTTCTAAACATCTAAGGCGTGTTAGCACTGAGCCCCTGATATTCTCTCTTGGATGGTCAGACTAAACTAACCATTGCTAATGGTGGATTAGCCAACCATGTTTGTAAAGGATATCATGGAAGAAGAACGCATCATAACCAATCGATCGGCTCGACCCCTCCGCGAAAAAAGGCTCTTCCCACGTCACCCAGCCCAAGGCAACTCGGGCGCGGCCAGCAATCCACACACCAGCGCCGCTCTTTCCCCTCCTCACGCCGCGCCGCCACTGGGTGAAGCCCCCGCGGCCGACAGCGGAGGCCAGGCTCTCTCCCACGGCGGCTTCCTTCCTGTAGGGCAGCAGGTTGGGAAGTGCAACGGTGCGCACTGGGCCTTAGGATCCCGGCGACCGGTGGCAGACCTCACGTCCTCACATGGGTGTGGCAGCGGCTACCGGCGTCGTGGCCATTTGGGGCTGCATCGGGGGAGGATGTCAAGCGTGACACTGCCCAGATCCGGCCATCGGGATCCAGGCGAGCCCCGAGGTGGTTGGCCCTACTATTCTTCAAGCTCCATAACTTCGATCTGCTTCATGCCGGCCTCCTCGATCTGGACAGCTTTTGGCGATTGCATCACTTGATATCTAGATCGGAATTGATCCGGTTGGGAGCGCCCTCATCTTCAGCCAGAGAGGCTTTATGAGGGTGTGGCGCGAAGCTTCGCTGCCATGTCGGTGCCATGGAGCATGTGGTGAAGAAAGTCACGGTGGCTGCGATCGGAGACTTGTAATAGCGGATAGGAGTTTTGGTTGTGCTGAAGACTGGCGGCATTTTCCTGTGTGTCCGGTGTTGAGCATTTGCAGTGGTGGCCTTGGAAAGAGGGGGCGGCAACATAGGTGAACAACATTTTTGGCGGTGCTTCTCGAGTTCCGAGCCATGATCTCCAGGGTGAAATCCCAAGGTTTGGCTTCCATTGGTTGTACATGGCAATGGTCATTGCGAAGGCATTGTTTTTTGAGATCTCGGACTCTCCAGggtgattttttttaatttttgttCGTAGTTGTGTGCATCCTTGATGTATTTCAATATCTTGTTTGTGGAGAGGCAGGATATAATTGGTATCTTCGCGATATTAATATATTCCATTTATCAAAAAAGTGGAAGAAACTTTTTGTAACCATGGCAATAATTTGCGAGAAGCCTTGTGCTAATTTCCTTACCAAAAGCTTACACACCCTACACAATGGGAAGGAGGGAGTATCATTCATCCTAATTTCAAATCTACAAGTATGGAAATTTAAATTCACACATAATAAATGGTCAAAATGCTTTCGAAGTAAACATGAGGAAGTTCAACACCGATGTAGCTCCCACAAGTGCTCCATAAGGTCATCATAAAGTTGTTCATGCCCCGTGGAGTCTTCGATCTATCGATGCacttgaaaaaaaatcaaaagacGATGTTCATCCCTGCTTGGGTTCGACAGAGCTATGTAAATTTTCTTTCCCTCATTCTCATAACAAGATTCATATGGCTGACTTGGTCGGTGTTCTATGGTCATAATGTGCATGATCACACACAGTCATGATGCGCCATAAAAGGTTTTTATCTCAGAATCTTGTTGGGCCACAAACTATGACGAATCAAGCTTGCAACACCCCGAATGCTAGCGCGGCATCTCTCCTGCAGCAAGTTGATTCTTCAAGGCATGGCGTCGTGCCGTGCCAAGCAGCAACAAGTAATCAATTTTTttcacccacccaccacccatcTGATTGCCAACATCGAAGATCTCACCGACATCCTGGAGGACGCAGCCGAGGAACACGCGGAAAAGGACGAGGAGATGTGCAAGTTTGCAGACAGCCTACAACGAGCCATGGCACCGTCATGCACGTGGCATCCGGCCTCGGTCCAGGAGTTCTACATGGTTGATCCGACGAGCTTCATGGCCAGTGATGAAATTTTTAGCATATATGTGGAAATCGACATGGCTACCTTGGATATGACAAAAATTATAGCATATATGTGTATTTTTAGGCGAATTCTAATAAAAATTATGCAATAATTAATTTATATTATCAAGGGCAAAATACTTCACCTTTTTTACTTCATGTCTATTTGGAGGATTATTGAGCACTTCTATAAACCATGTGTTGTAATAAAGAAGTTACAGTTCAAGTTCTACGTGTTATGGACTCAGTTTCAAACTACACACACATATCTGACTTCAAATGCCTGTAACTTTTTCATTCGAACTCTGAATTAGGTGAATCTTATTTTGTTGGACAACTTATCTTGTGAACTTTCCAACCCCATtagattcaccttcaaattcgtcccgAGCACGTAGATATCACCGAAACAATCTGATGTTGATCCAGAATCCAATTCAAACTACAAATCAAATGGTGATGTGTCACCTTTACTTGGGCCCAAGGGTCTTGCATGACCTACAGTTGGTTTTCACTGCCTTGGAAGTATGTCCATCCCCTTGGTCGTCATGCCTTAGTCCTAGATAAGTAGATCAATTCCCTAGTGTTTTTCTTGGGTTttatttagttaaaagttagccattgcgaGGTACTTCGATTGTGTCCAACGAACTGGACAAGAATACTATCGGAACCCCACTTTTATGAATACTTCATCTAtatctgcaatattcagattgctttgaTCATATTCTTTCTCGTTCTTCGCTGGCTTCTAGGAACAGATCTTCGGTGTTATGCTAATCTTTTTTATGGGATCGCCATTAACCTCTAGGAAATTAGTTTGCTGATTTCTAAGTAGCAACGTGGTTGCATGTTGTAATCGGATTGTCAATCGATATTTATCATCTCAAAGAAAGATCGTCCCACAAGAGACACATATTGGAATTGATTAGAAAACTGCCCCCGCGTTGCTCCCTCCCCATGGCGACACGTGTGGCGGCGGTGCATCTACCTTCCCTCCCCTCCTCCCCGCCCTCTCCCTCGCTGCCGCCGGCAGCTCCCTTCCAAGAAAAGCCGGGAGggagccggcggcggcgggcctTGTTCCTCCGCTCAATGGAGGCTCGCTTGCGGTGGGCTATGCGGCGAGGCGTCAACTAGTGGCGGGTTGTGCGGTGCTAATCTAGGCGTCGTGCTGGTTGCGTGGAGGAATGCCAAGGAGGCATCGGAGCTCGGCGGTCGTTGTGGCTGCGCGCGCGATGGCTCTTTGGCCAAGATCATGGAAACCCGATTTTCCTGCTCTAGCGTTTGCGTTCGAGGTCTTATGTCACGCGGTTGTGCTCCTGCGCTTGCGGCATGGAGGCATTCTGTTGGGTGTGGCAGCGTGGCACGGCGCGCACACGGTGGTGCTGGCGGCTTGATTTGGGTCACGGATGGCCCGATATTTGCCCGAATGGGCTGCGGCCGGAGTAAGCTTTGGCAAACGAGCGTCCTCTCTGTTGTCACTCATTTGTGGTTCCGATCATGGCAAGTTGGTGTCACGGTATGCTTTGGTTGTGGCTTGCGTTGTGGCCGGGCATGCACCATACAACATGATTGGCCTCGGTGATGCTGCAGCTATGTGTTGCTGTTGGCATATAGGCGGCGATGTGGCTTGTGGGAGCCCTCGTTGTtgtggtgatggtggtggtgccAGCATCGATGTATGCAATCCACCATGGCGATGTGGAGGCCATTGCGTCCTTCTGTTCATTCTGGTCATGCTTGCCACTGCTGAATGCCAGCGGAGACGCGATTTGGTATAGTAAGGTTCACAGCGGCCTGGTGCCCACCCTAGGTGAGAGGTGGCGAGGCATAAGGCTTTGGGCGAAAGCTTTTGTTCTTTGACAGGGGTCATTGCTGGTGATTTTGGCGCCCATGGGTGTCCTCCTCCATGGAGGCATTTTGGAAGAGTACTTGCTTACACTGGGCCATGACCGGTTGTGGTGGAATGGACATTGGAGGCTGTTGGCTTGGCCGAACCACTGGCATGGTTCGGTGGGGCGGTGGAGCGCAGGGCTGGGCGAAAGCTTTGTGTTCGACCGGGATCGATGCCACTAATGGCGATGTCCTTGGCCGTCATTCGCCTTCTTGAACGTGTTTCTGAAGATCTTGCTCTCGATCTCTGGGGCAGAGGCGATGTTAGGTGTTGGTGGTCTGCTTTGATTGTCGTTGGCggttattttcttttcttttctttgttgtTATTGTGGTTTTCCGGCCTAGCTTCGCTTATATACTGGGTCACTCTGTATTTGTTTCTTGCACGTCCAAAAGAAAAGGATCCTGCCACCTTTGCCTATCAATTGGTATCAGGCCTTATATCACACGATCAAACCCACCCTGATCTAGTCGGACTCCTTTGGGGCACTATTTATTCTTTCTAGGAATATGTTGGCATGTTCCGTTTATAGACATCTCACAGTGAAAACCAAAGCACTCATGGGTTGCAGATTGGCTAGCTAATTATAGTCGTACGGAGTCTACTACTGTTGTATTGATGCAtagacactagtagaaaaagggccatttgtcccggttcgtaaggctCATCTGTCCCGGTTGACgaacgaaccgggactaaagggtcgttactaatgccctaggcctttagtcccggttcttacacgaaccgggacagatgggccgctgcggcgagcccaggcagaagggcctttggtctcggttggtggcaccaaccgggaccaaaagacatccacgcgtcagcagctAGCAAGAGCTGAGGTTTTTTTTTAAAATGGGGTGGTTTAggggttttgggggttaatttaggttgttagctagctaatagagagaagtgcccactcttatctccgtgcttggtttaccaacgctactgctatgcctaaacatggcttagattgaagtgaacgcaatatgtggtgcatgtcgagaGTAATACTAGtcctaacttgatcaagtttggattgtactactttcgacatgcaccacatgcatgttgccttcacttcaatccaatccatgttcatttcactcactgatatataataactcttcatgctcgcatcatgtatcatcataataacaagtcctactaatcagcATCATaaaacttctactcgttattagtaacaagtcatacgatcatcatcctcatagtcatcgaatCAACCCTACTTacttgttcttagcacatgatcatcagtattaggtaggacataaataccctctttaaggtaaaatagcataaaacaatatagatcatgtctccaattcttgcgcttcgcttccttttgcttttaagaacctccttacgactgtccatacattttttccattctttgattagcatgtcTCCAATTCTTTTAGAAATCCGTTATGGACGGTtcagattcgtaggatgacctggatgtatgttcaaaacatcaaggcTACCTTTCTgctacatcaaatgaggcacacaatccatcgggattcTCTGTtaaaaaacatagtaataacttcatagttagcaatgatgtactagttttagaagtacgcaaaagatgcacggatgtcataatagtaaaaaatcttaccagggtatctccatggtagttatcgtggttcaacacgtgcactagtggcacgtattgaccataatgttgaggagtttgattgtggatattgtaattctcaatatCAGTACAAAATGCAATTAGatgattgctacctcttgagcattgcgttggatttccccgaagaggagaggataatgcagcaaagtagcgtaagtatttccctcggtttttgagaaccaaggtatcaatgcagtaggaggctacgcgcgagtccctcgtacctacacaaaaacaatagctcaacgcaaccaacgcgcttagggggttgtcaatcccttcacggtcacttacgaaagtgagatctgatagagatgatagataatatttttggtatt from Triticum urartu cultivar G1812 chromosome 3, Tu2.1, whole genome shotgun sequence encodes:
- the LOC125549238 gene encoding sugar transport protein MST3-like: MAGGVMMNTAGGKPYPGKLTLYVVFTCVVASTGGLIFGYDIGISGGVTSMDPFLLKFFPEVYWKKQEASKSNQYCRYDNQLLQAFTSSLYLAALIASFFASTVTRVLGRRWSMFAGGFAFLVGAALNGAAQNIAMLIVGRTLLGVGIGFANQSVPLYMSEMAPARLRGMLGTGFNLMITTGILTAELINYGTNKIKGGHGWRFSLGLAAVPAAVITLGSLFLPDTPNSLMERGHPEASRRMLRRIRGTDDIGDEYADLVAAREVSKLVQHPWRNIVLRKYRAQLTMAVLIPFFQQLSGINVINFYAPVLFETLGFKGDASLVSSVMTGGVLVLGSLVTMLIVDRLGRRKLFLQGGAQMLVSQLAVGTLIAARFGTSGVGEMPKGYAAAVVLFICLYVAGFVWSWGALGWLVPSEIFPLEIRSAAQSINVSVNMLFTFVIAQAFLTMLCHMKFGLFYFFAGWGVVMTVFVALFLPETKNVPIEEMVLVWKGHWFWSRFVGDDDIHVQEP